One segment of Argiope bruennichi chromosome 11, qqArgBrue1.1, whole genome shotgun sequence DNA contains the following:
- the LOC129957538 gene encoding SAP domain-containing ribonucleoprotein-like isoform X2: MASKNISASKIKGDTKSVMINDTADAALLSDKKSAVVEEQDSSGFEKGNKSSTPSLKILKTAATAASTSPITTIKKETSDEEEPLSKAPAYKPTRIKLVKTVNQQASEVNSDATASLNEASDGDKKGGANVIRLSVKDLSDEERRKLRAKRFNIIVADTSKSVKKTVTTKAANPISKGISSSSNVPAPSYDILKRRAERFGENVSTVMKSLDHKEKMLKRKLKFLEGATNLKEVEIKKKRAERFRMI; the protein is encoded by the exons ataaatgatACAGCTGATGCTGCCCTCTTATCTGATAAAAAGTCTGCTGTGGTAGAGGAACAGGATTCTTCAGGCTTTGAAAAAG GCAATAAATCATCCACGCCATCCTTAAAGATTCTGAAAACAGCAGCAACTGCAGCAAGCACTTCACCGATTACAACTATAAAGAAAGAAACAAGTGATGAAGAAGAACCATTATCGAAAGCTCCTGCCTACAAACCTACTCGTATAAAATTAGTCAAGACTGTGAATCAACAGGCCAGTGAAGTAAATTCTGATGCTACAGCCAGCCTGAATGAGGCATCTGATGGGGATAAAAAAGGAGGAGCTAATGTTATACGGTTATCTGTTAAAGATCTTTCTGATGAAGAG agaaGGAAGCTTAGAGCAAAAAGATTTAATATCATTGTTGCTGATACTTCTAA gAGTGTTAAAAAAACTGTAACAACAAAAGCTGCTAATCCAATCTCCAAAGGTATATCCAGCTCATCAAATGTTCCT gctCCATCATATGACATCTTAAAGAGAAGAGCTGAACGATTTGGGGAAAATGTTTCTACAGTTATGAAAAgt ttgGATCATAAAGAGAAGATGCTGAAGAGGAAACTGAAATTTCTCGAAGGTGCTACAAATTTGAAAGAAGTT gaaataaaaaagaagagggCCGAGCGATTTCGAATGatttaa
- the LOC129957538 gene encoding SAP domain-containing ribonucleoprotein-like isoform X1: MASKNISASKIKGDTKSVMINDTADAALLSDKKSAVVEEQDSSGFEKGLKLNDEKPTKLKYETDVLNEVDNILGNKSSTPSLKILKTAATAASTSPITTIKKETSDEEEPLSKAPAYKPTRIKLVKTVNQQASEVNSDATASLNEASDGDKKGGANVIRLSVKDLSDEERRKLRAKRFNIIVADTSKSVKKTVTTKAANPISKGISSSSNVPAPSYDILKRRAERFGENVSTVMKSLDHKEKMLKRKLKFLEGATNLKEVEIKKKRAERFRMI, encoded by the exons ataaatgatACAGCTGATGCTGCCCTCTTATCTGATAAAAAGTCTGCTGTGGTAGAGGAACAGGATTCTTCAGGCTTTGAAAAAG gaCTCAAACTAAATGATGAAAAACCTactaaattgaaatatgaaacagATGTATTAAATGAAGTGGATAATATTTTAGGCAATAAATCATCCACGCCATCCTTAAAGATTCTGAAAACAGCAGCAACTGCAGCAAGCACTTCACCGATTACAACTATAAAGAAAGAAACAAGTGATGAAGAAGAACCATTATCGAAAGCTCCTGCCTACAAACCTACTCGTATAAAATTAGTCAAGACTGTGAATCAACAGGCCAGTGAAGTAAATTCTGATGCTACAGCCAGCCTGAATGAGGCATCTGATGGGGATAAAAAAGGAGGAGCTAATGTTATACGGTTATCTGTTAAAGATCTTTCTGATGAAGAG agaaGGAAGCTTAGAGCAAAAAGATTTAATATCATTGTTGCTGATACTTCTAA gAGTGTTAAAAAAACTGTAACAACAAAAGCTGCTAATCCAATCTCCAAAGGTATATCCAGCTCATCAAATGTTCCT gctCCATCATATGACATCTTAAAGAGAAGAGCTGAACGATTTGGGGAAAATGTTTCTACAGTTATGAAAAgt ttgGATCATAAAGAGAAGATGCTGAAGAGGAAACTGAAATTTCTCGAAGGTGCTACAAATTTGAAAGAAGTT gaaataaaaaagaagagggCCGAGCGATTTCGAATGatttaa